The following are encoded together in the Glycine soja cultivar W05 chromosome 5, ASM419377v2, whole genome shotgun sequence genome:
- the LOC114412711 gene encoding uncharacterized protein LOC114412711 isoform X1, producing the protein MMKLAGYSLAVSFAPISSNVVKSNGRFTLGISHRNTCSYRLFSTHAQKQQLQEKPGVVARYYLPPWFSVAPMMDWTDHHYRTLVRLISKHAWLYTEMLAAETIVHQKDNLDRFLAYSPDQHPIVLQIGGSNIENLAKATELANVYCYDEINLNCGCPSPKVAGHGCFGVSLMLNPKFVAEAMSAIAASTNVPVSVKCRIGVDDHDSYNELCDFIYQVSSLSPTKHFIIHSRKALLNGISPAENRSIPPLKYEYFYGLLRDFPDLRFTINGGITRVDEVSAAREAGAHGVMVGRAAYNNPWQILGHVDTAIYDKPSCDLTRRQVLEKYLVYGDSVLGKYGHRSTLRDVVKPLLHLFHSEPGNGLWKRKADAAFKNCTTIESFFEETLVAIPDSVLDSLVAEPPPGRDLFANMHNLLPPPYRTREEAIIICA; encoded by the exons ATGATGAAGCTTGCAGGATATTCCCTGGCCGTTTCATTTGCTCCCATAAGTTCCAATGTCGTTAAAAGCAATGGCAGATTCACATTAGGTATATCTCATAGGAACACGTGCAGCTATAGGCTGTTTTCTACTCATGCCCAGAAACAACAATTACAGGAGAAACCTGGTGTGGTTGCCAGATACTACCTTCCTCCTTGGTTTAG TGTTGCTCCAATGATGGACTGGACAGACCATCACTACAGGACTTTAGTGCGCCTCATATCAAAACATGCTTGGCTGTACACGGAGATGCTTGCAGCCGAAACAATTGTTCATCAAAAGGACAATCTG GACAGATTCTTGGCATATTCTCCAGATCAGCATCCCATTGTGCTTCAAATTGGAGGGAGTAATATAGAAAATTTGGCTAAAGCAACTGAGCTTGCTAATGTTTATTGCTACGATGAGATCAACTTAAA CTGTGGGTGCCCTAGTCCAAAAGTTGCTGGGCATGGGTGTTTTGGTGTGAGCCTTATGCTTAACCCCAAG TTTGTTGCTGAGGCCATGTCAGCAATTGCTGCCAGCACAAATGTACCTGTCAGTGTCAAATGTCGAATTGGCGTGGATGATCATGATTCTTACAATGAGTTGT GTGATTTCATATATCAGGTTTCTTCTTTGTCACCCACTAAGCACTTCATAATTCACTCACGGAAGGCACTTCTCAATGGCATTAGCCCTGCTGAAAATAGGAGTATTCCTCCACTAAA ATATGAATACTTCTATGGTCTCTTACGTGACTTTCCTGACCTAAGATTTACAATCAATGGTGGCATTACTAGAGTTGATGAG GTTAGTGCAGCTCGAGAAGCTGGGGCTCATGGTGTTATGGTTGGACGTGCAGCATACAACAA TCCTTGGCAGATTTTGGGACATGTTGACACTGCTATTTATGATAAACCAAGCTGTGATCTTACACGACGTCAG GTCCTTGAAAAATATCTAGTCTATGGGGACTCAGTGTTGGGAAAATATGGACATAGGTCAACTTTACGAGATGTTGTGAAG CCTTTACTCCATCTTTTCCATTCGGAACCTGGGAATGGACTTTGGAAGCGCAAAGCTGATGCTGCTTTCAAAAATTGCACG ACAATCGAATCATTTTTTGAAGAAACCCTTGTAGCAATTCCCGACTCAGTATTGGATTCACTTGTTGCGGAGCCACCACCTGGCCGTGATCTTTTTGCTAACATGCACAATTTATTGCCTCCACCATACAGAACGAGAGAAGAAGCAATAATTATTTGCGCTTAA
- the LOC114412711 gene encoding uncharacterized protein LOC114412711 isoform X2 yields MMKLAGYSLAVSFAPISSNVVKSNGRFTLGISHRNTCSYRLFSTHAQKQQLQEKPGVVARYYLPPWFSVAPMMDWTDHHYRTLVRLISKHAWLYTEMLAAETIVHQKDNLDRFLAYSPDQHPIVLQIGGSNIENLAKATELANVYCYDEINLNCGCPSPKVAGHGCFGVSLMLNPKFVAEAMSAIAASTNVPVSVKCRIGVDDHDSYNELCDFIYQVSSLSPTKHFIIHSRKALLNGISPAENRSIPPLKYEYFYGLLRDFPDLRFTINGGITRVDEVSAAREAGAHGVMVGRAAYNNPWQILGHVDTAIYDKPSCDLTRRQVLEKYLVYGDSVLGKYGHRSTLRDVVKSNA; encoded by the exons ATGATGAAGCTTGCAGGATATTCCCTGGCCGTTTCATTTGCTCCCATAAGTTCCAATGTCGTTAAAAGCAATGGCAGATTCACATTAGGTATATCTCATAGGAACACGTGCAGCTATAGGCTGTTTTCTACTCATGCCCAGAAACAACAATTACAGGAGAAACCTGGTGTGGTTGCCAGATACTACCTTCCTCCTTGGTTTAG TGTTGCTCCAATGATGGACTGGACAGACCATCACTACAGGACTTTAGTGCGCCTCATATCAAAACATGCTTGGCTGTACACGGAGATGCTTGCAGCCGAAACAATTGTTCATCAAAAGGACAATCTG GACAGATTCTTGGCATATTCTCCAGATCAGCATCCCATTGTGCTTCAAATTGGAGGGAGTAATATAGAAAATTTGGCTAAAGCAACTGAGCTTGCTAATGTTTATTGCTACGATGAGATCAACTTAAA CTGTGGGTGCCCTAGTCCAAAAGTTGCTGGGCATGGGTGTTTTGGTGTGAGCCTTATGCTTAACCCCAAG TTTGTTGCTGAGGCCATGTCAGCAATTGCTGCCAGCACAAATGTACCTGTCAGTGTCAAATGTCGAATTGGCGTGGATGATCATGATTCTTACAATGAGTTGT GTGATTTCATATATCAGGTTTCTTCTTTGTCACCCACTAAGCACTTCATAATTCACTCACGGAAGGCACTTCTCAATGGCATTAGCCCTGCTGAAAATAGGAGTATTCCTCCACTAAA ATATGAATACTTCTATGGTCTCTTACGTGACTTTCCTGACCTAAGATTTACAATCAATGGTGGCATTACTAGAGTTGATGAG GTTAGTGCAGCTCGAGAAGCTGGGGCTCATGGTGTTATGGTTGGACGTGCAGCATACAACAA TCCTTGGCAGATTTTGGGACATGTTGACACTGCTATTTATGATAAACCAAGCTGTGATCTTACACGACGTCAG GTCCTTGAAAAATATCTAGTCTATGGGGACTCAGTGTTGGGAAAATATGGACATAGGTCAACTTTACGAGATGTTGTGAAG TCCAATGCATGA
- the LOC114412712 gene encoding protein SLOW GREEN 1, chloroplastic-like yields MLTSASSSSIFSFTPKTLTTPPQQSRFTVRAHSKPPIFPNLKTLAGAAVFAAVALQFPAAAARASPPPPPPLETESLSPLSDLLENNTEALAALKSLLQQKLELGEDDEAFSILKRLIAAQPDAADWKFLAARLAAETGDVEAARGYYQEVLAANPLSFEALFENALLMDRCGEGEAAMRRLEEALRVAEEDKKAKEARDVKLIMAQITFLQKNVDEALGIYNQLTKEDPRDFRPYFCRGMIYSLLDRNEEAKEQFAKYRELSPKKFEVDGYLRTPLSRMKLFSTDES; encoded by the coding sequence ATGTTGACTTCAGCATCATCATCCTCCATCTTCTCCTTCACCCCCAAAACCCTAACCACACCCCCACAGCAATCTCGTTTCACCGTCCGGGCCCACTCCAAACCCCCCATTTTCCCCAACCTCAAAACCCTCGCTGGCGCCGCGGTCTTCGCCGCCGTCGCGCTCCAATTCCCCGCCGCCGCCGCACGCGCCTCCCCGCCGCCGCCGCCCCCTCTCGAAACCGAGTCCCTCTCCCCTCTCTCCGACCTCCTCGAGAACAACACCGAGGCCCTCGCCGCGCTCAAGTCCCTCCTCCAGCAGAAGCTCGAGCTCGGAGAAGACGACGAAGCGTTCTCCATCCTCAAGCGCCTCATCGCAGCGCAGCCCGACGCCGCCGACTGGAAGTTCCTGGCGGCGCGCCTCGCCGCGGAGACCGGCGACGTCGAGGCCGCGCGCGGCTACTACCAGGAGGTCCTCGCCGCGAACCCGCTCTCCTTCGAGGCGCTCTTCGAGAACGCACTGCTGATGGACCGGTGCGGCGAGGGCGAGGCCGCGATGCGGCGCCTGGAGGAGGCGCTGCGCGTGGCGGAGGAGGACAAGAAGGCGAAGGAAGCCAGGGACGTGAAGCTGATCATGGCGCAGATCACGTTTCTGCAGAAGAACGTGGATGAAGCGTTAGGGATTTATAATCAGCTCACGAAAGAGGATCCAAGGGATTTCAGGCCTTATTTTTGTAGAGGCATGATTTATAGCTTGCTTGATAGAAATGAAGAAGCTAAGGAGCAGTTTGCAAAATACAGAGAATTGAGTCCAAAGAAGTTTGAGGTTGATGGGTATTTGAGGACCCCTTTGTCAAGGATGAAGCTTTTTAGCACCGATGAGAGCTGA